The Hypomesus transpacificus isolate Combined female chromosome 6, fHypTra1, whole genome shotgun sequence genomic interval AACTGTGCTGACCTGAAGGGGGCAGGGGCAGATGCAACAGGAAgggagggtgaggcagggcaaGCAAACACCCAGACCAACCTCTAGACTTTGCTCCTCAAAGCCCTTCCATCTTAATATATTAGAGGTAGTCAtaagaagcagtcataagaagattggtgatgcggcctttgtcaattacgccccaaaatTATGGatcaaattacccataaatattagggaagcaaacacgctggacatttttaaaagacagcttaaaacccacctttttaccaaagcatttaactaattttatctcagaagcgttttattacttgtattagttatattattgtttgctattttaattattacttttatcacttgcattattgtttttattgattttatgtaaagcaccttgagctgcaattattgtatgaaatgtgctttaTTAATAacgttttattattattattattattaatgtgCCCAAAGGATGAACCACCCTGGGCTGTGCCTCATTTCAGTTTGGCTGGAATAGAGACCACAAACAACCACACGCCACTCTCATGAAAGCGAATCACAAGATACACTTTGTCTTTCGTTTCTAATTCCAATTTCACCTTAAAAAATGTAACTTATTTAAAATGACTTCAATGGCATGTTGTCATCAGTAACATCATAAAAATGTGAACATCTATGATGTATTTGCATCCTTACGTCGTGGTACGTGAACCACCTCTGTAACAAGCCGTGTGGTGTGGCGTACCTGCAGGAAGCCGCTGGGGTCGTTCTCCTTGATGACCTCCAGACAAAACTCCATCATGCCTGTGGTCTGACGTAGCTTCATGGTGCAGTGTGTGATCTGGTCACGCACCAcctggacacacgcacacacagacacacagaaacatacacacacacacagacacacagaaacatacacacacacacacatacacagaaacataaatacacagaaatatacacacaagcacagaaacacacacacacaaagtcaggCAGAAGAGACGAGGAACATCAATAGCATGTTCACATCCTTTTTGtatacacacaaaaaagacaaataggCCCAAAAATACAGGTATGCAAATattcctgtaaacacacactcactggcaAACATTTGGGGCAGGGGGATTTGGATGGGTGTCAAAGTCATTCATTCGGGACTAATTGATATTCAGTGTGCTGTCAGCTTGGATGAGGCATGATTTGTAAGAGCACACACGTCAGTTGTAAGTTCGTCACAGTCACACAAACGTGCTCTCATTATGCTTTTTCCTCAATGAAAACTTTGGTTAGATTCGGTAATACTGTACAAATATAACTATCCAAAAAGCCATAAAAGGTTCATGATCTGTGCGTGTTAATTACTCCCTCATCTAATTAAGACGTGGCACTCCAGTACAATCTATCAAATGAGATTTGATTGCAGACACGTTCCTGTAATTAGCTGCTTTTTAGATACAGTCATGAATGTTTCACCTGACAACACCATACACCATTCATATTTCTGAAGGggtaaaatgaataaaaattACTCTTGAACTAAGAGAATTATGGATGGTAGGTCTTTTGGATCTGTAATACCACTAGGACATACATAGAAACGGTGAATTATTCCATACACATTTCCCATATTAATTATTAGAATGATTATCATTATTAATAAAAGAGATCATCTTTCCAAAGCACAGAGCAATGGAAAAACAGAGAGGAAAGCGGATTATAATTGCAGAAGGCATATGTTCCCATAGGATAATCCGGACATTCAAGGATGGAAATGTAAATTCAGACTGGATTACGTAAACCAATGatgactggctgtgtgtgtggctgtatgtgtgtgtgtgtgtgggtgtgggtgtgtgtgtgtgacagagagagtttgtgtaggGATGACAGAGTACAGAGTAGGAAGAGACGATAATGAACTCTACCttcgcacacaccaacacacacacacacaccaacacacacacagaaaaaaggCCCAGTTGAGACAAAATAGCTTGTCTTTAGTGTATAATACTAACCAACATCATGAAAGACTAGGTTTGTGGGACAACAGCATTACATCTGTTCCAAGAATACAGGATCTGTTTACTTAGTCCTGGAATAACAGACCTTTCATAgtttcacacagagagagagagagagagagagagagagagagagagagagagagagagagagagagagagagagcaacaagagcagagggagagagggggagggaggcaagggGAATCTCTATCCCCCACCTTCCACAAACTCATCCTCCATACTtcatcccccttccctccccctttccctcccccatctGCTATACCAGCAATGCCCCccaccccgccacacacacacacacacactcccctctccTACATCCTACGCCTCCATCTCCCATTCCCCCGTCCCATCCCTGcccaccctcttcctcttccagcCAGCAgctgtcccagagagagagtcctgacaccatgcccccccccccccaccaccaccaccagccccactcGTCACCACGAGACTGGGCATCTCTCCATATGACCAGAGGAGGGCTTAGAAAGAGAAGCCCGCCAGCCAGTTGGCCGGTTGGCCAAGCAGTCATAAAGTCAAACTATCATTCAGCCAGTCAGGTGGTTGACTCTGCCGTCTCTGTCAAACCAACACAGcagcttcccacacacacacactcacacaagcacatgcatgcataccgGCCCTATTATAGGCCCACGCACACATCTTACGTGTAACTGACACGCAAAACAAAAGCCATCAGCGGGGCGGGCTTGGGGGACATGTGTACCTTGAGTTTGTAGTCTTTCTCCTTGGTGACCTTGGTGAGCAGCTTGGCCTTCTGCCTGGTCAGGGCCTCGATGAGGGAGTCACACTGGGCCACCAGACACGCCTCGAACTCCACGCCATtctcctggaggacacacacacacggggacacACAGAGTGGGTCTGCAGTGTCTGGGATTGTGTCTTGTGTCCtattgtgtgttttatttgtatttatttttaccgCACTTTGGCTAACAACTGTTATTTTTTAATTTGCTTTATGAATCagattgactgactgactgacatacACATGTTTGTGTGGTTCTTATTGTGGGGACTGGATATTGAGTTCCATTCAAAGTCCTGTTTTTCGCGACCCCTAACTTTACCTGTTCCCTAGCTTTAATCTTGACCCAAAAACCTAACCTGAACTCTAAAGCTAACCCTAGTTTCTAACCCCCAAATCCCTAACTCCTAACCCCAACACTTAATGTAGTTTTTATCGTAACCCTAATTATAACCTTCACCTTAAACCACCCTTGAAATTGTAATTGAACTTGTGAGGACCATGGAACACATATTCCTCTCTTCAATATTCTTGAGGAAACTTCTGGTCCCCACAGGAATagtttacacacgcacacacacacaccagagttaGAAACAGAACTGCAATCAACAGACACAACCGTGCATCCAAAATCCAGAAATTCCGGATTTGCCTCATAATCTATACATCCGCAGAGGACACAGTACAAATCCTATCCCCCCCCTCACATCCTCCAGCGACTCATCACACGTGCACAGTCACCCCAACCACTTCTGCCACAGCCGCGTTGCCTGCCCTGCTGCACGGATGATTAATCTCCGAGCCGGAGATGAGAGCTGAGATAGAGACCTCTAATCCTGCTTTAGACAGTAGCTGCTGTGGGCTCTCtgggctgagagggaggaggacagagagtctGGGAGATAAGGGAGTACAGAGTAGAGCTGGGGGTTTACTCCGACACTATCCCACCCCCCTTCGTCCCGCTGTAAGAGCTTTCATACATACGCTAGCCTTGTCCTGAGGGGAATGATCAGAtatgatggaggggaggggaggggaggggaggggaggggaggggaggggaggggaggggaggggaggggaggggaggggaggggaggggaggggaggggaggggaggggaagggggggggggctagaggAAAGAAGGGAAAGTGAGGGCACCACGTCAAAAATACTTTTCATCGCCGGGCCAACGGgtgtgtagcagtgtgtgtgactatgtgtTCATAGcagtgtatgtgtttgcatcaggctgtgtgtgtgtgtgtatgtgtgtgcgtttgactgGCAGAAGTTTAGGGCTGCTGATGTACTTCTCTAATCAGCAGCATGGCAACACAGCCCTTAGGGCATAGGTGTCAAACACAAGGCCCGTGGGCCACATCCGGCCCAGCGTACAATTATTTCCGGCCCACAAGATCatttatatatcttttttttaatgCCTTTTTTTTATGAAGTGCCAATAACACACAAACTACAAATCCCATAAAGCAGCGCAACACCTACCTTATCGAATAGGCATCAGCCAATTCGCCTAATGCGCACTTGCATGAACTctcatcacatcaaacccaaaaTACATTACGTTTAAATTTGCTAatccccgaatgtttacaacgccTGATGAGCACTCGGATCGAAAATGGTATCAATATGaaaaataatacgatccctgtccgtaatcatgataccccccaaaaaaattcacCGCACCCCatgtcaaagcaggctgcatctggCCCTGGATGGAAGGCAGTTTCAACAAAGATGGAAAAGCGAATTAGAGATAATATTGCAAAACATTTTATGACAaagtaaaatttgaaaatgtcataaatattgaatatttcaaataaaagcatacttttttaaatgcatttttatTATTGCATAAAGGCAGAAATACAAACAATTAATgagtatacaaacacacacaggaatgcaAGGGGGTACAGCAGAGCACAAACCATTCAAGGGCAATCTAAAGATATGTAGTCATCAATCAGAAGAAGGCAGGAAGAATCAATCAGTGTTTTGAGAAGTCATCATCAAACATATTTTACTTTTGTGTACTTTTATTATGCACATTTAGAAAATGGTTTGATTTATTCCAAATATTGAATTTGTGATAAAAAATAAGTTTACAAATTCAAGAAAACAAGATCAATCGTCAATTAGAAGTAGGAAGGAAGAATCAATCAGTGTTTTGAGAAGTCATCATCAAACTGTATTTCACTTAAAATGTAGTTTGCTAAACTTCACATTTAGGATTAGATGAAGCCGTCTGTTTCAGACAGGGCAGGGCTTGGCGTTGGGGAGGCGTACGCAGCGCTCTGCCACAGCATGAATCTCCCCCACCTGGACACCTTTGTATGTCCCAGACACTGTGGCGGTACGGACTCTCCCGTTTGTAAACTCCCTGGAGAGTTGAGCTTTGTACGGGATGTTGAACTTGTGCTTTTTCCCAGCAATCTTCACCACACAGGAGTGGTTGGGAGGGACGGTGACTTTCACAGTGAGAGAGTAAGACAcggtctcagagagagagttgCCATTGGTGAGAGTTTGGGCGTTTGAGTACTCTACTCCTGCAGTGAAAGAGAAGAACGGTACCTCAACCTgcatggaggcagagagagtcaAGCTGTCGGAGACGCTTGTCTCCCAGGTactttgtctctctgtgctcCCCATCAGGTTTACCTCCTGATCTACGTCTCTGCAGTTATGGTTCTCCACTCTCATCTGATTGAATACGGTCGGTTGTTGGGAAAGCATGACCAGATCATTAACGTTGTACTTAATGTCATAGATTCTCTGCTTGGATTGGCCTGTTTCCAGTGACAGGATATCAAAGCCCACTTTAGAGTATACTTGTTCCCTACCATTCAGGGGCAGGAACAAATTACCATTAGCGATCGCACCAATACCGTTTTTGCACTTCCCAACAAATATTTCTGATGCATATGAACTGACCATGTTGTTGGTGTCATCTTTGAAAGCCTTCCACTCCAACAGCTCCATGTTATGCTCGTTGATCAGTAAATCGAAGGTTGAGGATTTGTCCTCCTTCCCACCACAGGGGTTGAAGCAGATTGGGCCTAAGGTGGGGTTGTAGTAGCCAGTGGCCCAGAAACAACCAGTACGGGGTGCACAGATGTAGTCCTCTCTTCCCTTTCCAGGTATGTACACCTTCACAGCCCACTGAGGCAGAGAACCAGACCATTTCACCCATTTCAGGAACACGTTGTCCTTGGAATCGAGGCGAGGAATCCTTACTTCTCGAGTCATTTTCCTAGGAGCCTGCGTTGCATTCACCATAGTCACGACTGTATCGGTGACGGTTTGAGTGACAATCTCGTTGGAAAGCTTTGGGTACCCATCATTGTCCTCAGCAAGGATGCTGTGCAGCAGAAAAGCGTAGATGACCCAGGCTGGCAGGCGCATGTTTTGTTTCTTCATGTCTTTCTGATAgatgtctgtttctctccagaGAGAATGCCCCTTTTATAGCAATTGTGGAATTTCCAAAGAAGTTCTTTTGGAAGATTGCAATAATATTTGATATTAAGTGCTGATTGCGGTGACCTGTGTCAGGACAAACATGGGTGTAACACTTTGGGTTGAGggagtgcaggtgtgtgtgtagcgtgatgtctgtgtgtgtgcctgttgggACACTACTTTAGAATTGTAATAATATTTGATATTGATAACTGTAGGAACCAACCAGGATACACTAATCAAATGCAATTTGTTTTTTCATTACATCATTTCCAAAGAACTTCTTTGGAAATTCCACAATTGCTATAAAAGGGGCATTCTCtctggagagaaacagacatcTATCAGAAAGACATGAAGAAACAAAACATGCGCCTGCCAGCCTGGGTCATCTACGCTTTTCTGCTGCACAGCATCCTTGCTGAGGACAATGATGGGTACCCAAAGCTTTCCAACGAGATTGTCACTCAAACCGTCACCGATACAGTCGTGACTATGGTGAATGCAACGCAGGCTCCTAGGAAAATGACTCGAGAAGTAAGGATTCCTCGCCTCGATTCCAAGGACAACGTGTTCCTGAAATGGGTGAAATGGTCTGGTTCTCTGCCTCAGTGGGCTGTGAAGGTGTACATACCTGGAAAGGGAAGAGAGGACTACATCTGTGCACCCCGTACTGGTTGTTTCTGGGCCACTGGCTACTACAACCCCACCTTAGGCCCAATCTGCTTCAACCCCTGTGGTGGGAAGGAGGACAAATCCTCAACCTTCGATTTACTGATCAACGAGCATAACATGGAGCTGTTGGAGTGGAAGGCTTTCAAAGATGACACCAACAACATGGTCAGTTCATATGCATCAGAAATATTTGTTGGGAAGTGCAAAAACGGTATTGGTGCGATCGCTAATGGTAATTTGTTCCTGCCCCTGAATGGTAGGGAACAAGTATACTCTAAAGTGGGCTTTGATATCCTGTCACTGGAAACAGGCCAATCCAAGCAGAGAATCTATGACATTAAGTACAACGTTAATGATCTGGTCATGCTTTCCCAACAACCGACCGTATTCAATCAGATGAGAGTGGAGAACCATAACTGCAGAGACGTAGATCAGGAGGTAAACCTGATGGGgagcacagagagacaaagtACCTGGGAGACAAGCGTCTCCGACAGCTtgactctctctgcctccatgcAGGTTGAGGTACCGTTCTTCTCTTTCACTGCAGGAGTAGAGTACTCAAACGCCCAAACTCTCACCAATGGcaactctctctctgagaccgTGTCTTACTCTCTCACTGTGAAAGTCACCGTCCCTCCCAACCACTCCTGTGTGGTGAAGATTGCTGGGAAAAAGCACAAGTTCAACATCCCGTACAAAGCTCAACTCTCCAGGGAGTTTACAAACGGGAGAGTCCGTACCGCCACAGTGTCTGGGACATACAAAGGTGTCCAGGTGGGGGAGATTCATGCTGTGGCAGAGCGCTGCGTACGCCTCCCCAACGCCAAGCCCTGCCCTGTCTGAAACAGACGGCTTCATCTAATCCTAAATGTGAAGTTTAGCAAACTACATTTTAAGTGAAATACAGTTTGATGATGACTTCTCAAAACACTGATGGATTCTTCCTTCCTACTTCTAATTGACGATTGATCTTGTTTTCTTGAATTTGTAAACTTATTTTTAATCACAAATTAAATATTTGGAATAAATAAAACCATTTTCTAAATGTGCATAATAAAAGTACACAAAAGTAAAATATGTTTGATGATGACTTCTCAAAACACTGGTTGATTCTTCCTGTGGTGGGATCCGAGGTTCCCCAGACCGAACTTCCCgactttttttttgtgggcggggctaaattgggctggcagccaggctagtctgGGGaacctcggttggggaaaaactatgtccaaacaggagctgttcggaccaatcaaattttCATGGCGGGTTTAATACGATGAttgacagatgatcaacagtaacgtaatcaaccacgtcaccaaagagcgcttgggttgaatttgtttttaacaaacaacatattacgttgctctgattgattgtaggtctatccaattgagcgaagaggcatttgttttacgagttcggttgaaacacgccccatactcacagcccaacggagagttctcagactcatattctgagtataattatgagtatgacaatgtcaggctaccccattgccaataaactaggctaaatcatctacctatgctcttgcgttagcaagttaaactagtttacatgcctacagtctagctgttttcgctatctagctgttcttgcattccttgcaaatcagggttaataaaaagcagatgagctagagtcttgctaacattgactcgacgggcatggctgatgta includes:
- the LOC124468535 gene encoding natterin-4-like encodes the protein MKKQNMRLPAWVIYAFLLHSILAEDNDGYPKLSNEIVTQTVTDTVVTMVNATQAPRKMTREVRIPRLDSKDNVFLKWVKWSGSLPQWAVKVYIPGKGREDYICAPRTGCFWATGYYNPTLGPICFNPCGGKEDKSSTFDLLINEHNMELLEWKAFKDDTNNMVSSYASEIFVGKCKNGIGAIANGNLFLPLNGREQVYSKVGFDILSLETGQSKQRIYDIKYNVNDLVMLSQQPTVFNQMRVENHNCRDVDQEVNLMGSTERQSTWETSVSDSLTLSASMQVEVPFFSFTAGVEYSNAQTLTNGNSLSETVSYSLTVKVTVPPNHSCVVKIAGKKHKFNIPYKAQLSREFTNGRVRTATVSGTYKGVQVGEIHAVAERCVRLPNAKPCPV